The window ACTGGAGATGGTCATCTACCGGGTGGTGCAGGAGGCCCTCACCAACGTGGCCCGCCACTCCGGGAGCTTCAGGGCAGCGGTAGGGGTGTTGGAAATGGGAGGGGAGGTCCGGGTTTTCGTGGAGGACGAGGGGAAGGGTTTTGATCCCCAGGCGGTGGGTCTGGGGCACCAGGGCCTTCTGGGCATGCGGGAGCGGGTGGAGCTGGTGGGGGGTAGACTGATTTTGGAAAGCGCTCCTGGGGAGGGTACCCGCATCCAGGTACGGCTTCCCTTGGAGGTGGCAGCGTGATCCGGGTGGTGCTGGTGGAGGACCATGTGTTGGTGCGGTCAGGGCTACGGCATCTTCTGGAGGCTCGAGGACCCATCCGGGTGGTGGGGGAGGCGGGTACCGGGAAGGAGGCCTTGGCCCTTTTAGAGGAGGTGGAGGCGGATGTGGCCATCCTGGATATTTCCCTTCCCGACTGCACGGGCATTGAGCTTTGCCACACCCTTCGGGGACGCTTTCCTGGGCTTAAGCTTCTCGCCCTTTCCATGCACGAGGACCTGGAATACGTACGGGGCTTCCTTCAGGCGGGAGGCCAGGGTTACGTGAGCAAGGCAGCGGTGGATCAGGAGCTCTTGGATGCGGTTTTAGCCGTGGCCCGGGGGGAGCGGTACTTGAACCCTAGCCTGGCCATGCGCCTGGCCTTGGAGATGGTGCGGGAGGAAGAGGATGAGGAACCCCTTTCTCCCCGGGAGGAGGAGGTGCTCCGCCTCCTGGCCCAGGGGCTCTCCCACAAGGAGGTGGCGGAGGCGCTGGCCATTTCGGAGAAAACGGTGGCCACATACCGGGAGCGGGGCATGGAGAAACTGGGTTTGAAAAGCCGAAGCGAACTCCTAAGGTATGCGGTCAAGAGGGGTTGGTTGCGGGGTTAGGCCCAGGGGCTTCCCGAAGGAGAAAGGTTTGGGCCCCTAGGGGTAGGCCCCTTTCCTTACCCTTGGCCTCCACCATCACGTGGGCCGGACCGGGAAGGGCATGGAGAAGCCTCTCCCAGTCCTCCTCCCGCACCTGGAAGGCATGGGCTCCAGGGCGCCTGTGCGGGTCTTGGCTGGAGAGGTGCACCTTGGGAGTACCCTTCCAGGTGGTAAAGGCGAGGGTTAGGGCTTCCCTTAGGGATAGTCTTCCCGGATTGAGGTGGTGGTGTAGGGTGTCCACCACCACCCTGACCCCCAGGGCCTCGGCGGCCAGGAGGACGTCCTCTACCCGCCAAAGCCTCTCGTCGTTTTCCAGGGCCAGGTACCCAAGGACCTCCCCTTCCCCCCTCAGGTTTTCCACAAACCGGGCTAGCGTCCGCCTGGGGTTGCCGTAGCTCCCCCCAAGGTGTACCACCACCACCCCATCCTCTGCTCCGAGAAGGCTTAGAAGGCGGGCGGAGTAGCGGAGCTCCGCTAAAGAGCGCTCCACCACCTTGGGGTCTGGGCTTCCTGGGTTTGTGTACTGGCCGGGGTGGAGGGAGAGGCGTTGGCCCAGGGTTCTGGCCAGCTTCCCCAGGCGGGAAAGCTCCTCTTTGTGGGCCCTTTCCCAGTCGTAGGGGAA is drawn from Thermus neutrinimicus and contains these coding sequences:
- a CDS encoding response regulator transcription factor, coding for MIRVVLVEDHVLVRSGLRHLLEARGPIRVVGEAGTGKEALALLEEVEADVAILDISLPDCTGIELCHTLRGRFPGLKLLALSMHEDLEYVRGFLQAGGQGYVSKAAVDQELLDAVLAVARGERYLNPSLAMRLALEMVREEEDEEPLSPREEEVLRLLAQGLSHKEVAEALAISEKTVATYRERGMEKLGLKSRSELLRYAVKRGWLRG
- the uvsE gene encoding UV DNA damage repair endonuclease UvsE → MIGLGYPCENLSLKASTNHTLRLASLEEARVRDKVAQNLEDLERILHWNHRQGFRLFRLGQHLIPFASHPRFPYDWERAHKEELSRLGKLARTLGQRLSLHPGQYTNPGSPDPKVVERSLAELRYSARLLSLLGAEDGVVVVHLGGSYGNPRRTLARFVENLRGEGEVLGYLALENDERLWRVEDVLLAAEALGVRVVVDTLHHHLNPGRLSLREALTLAFTTWKGTPKVHLSSQDPHRRPGAHAFQVREEDWERLLHALPGPAHVMVEAKGKERGLPLGAQTFLLREAPGPNPATNPS